The sequence CTCAAATATCAAATTTATATAATAAGTATTTTGATCTCATTGAAAAATTTATTGTTTATTTTCAAGCAATAACAAAAAATTTATTGAATGTAGATAATCCTGAAAATCATTTTACCTACCGTGACAATATATATTTTAATTTAAAAAAAACAAATGATTGTACTGATACAGATTTTAAAAATTTTCTTGAAGCGATTAATTTAAAAAAGCTACCCTTACTTCTTCATGATAAAGAAATCAATTGTACACAAAAAGAATTGCAAACTATGAAGCTTCTTTCAGAAGGATTAACGATTAAAGAAATTAGTAATTTTCTTGAAAAATCGCCGCGCACAATTGAATCGCAAATTTATGATTTGAAAGAAAAAATGAATCTTTTTTCAACACAAAAACTGATTCATTATTTTAACAAATCTATTTATAAAAATTTTGGATTTTAGTGGATTCAAGGAAAGGAAATAATATGC is a genomic window of Alphaproteobacteria bacterium containing:
- a CDS encoding helix-turn-helix transcriptional regulator, with amino-acid sequence MRELYDYNKNIQNEAMQFVKPLFDHLGFNYFTFARHYHGDKYFMYTSNLNQIIEVLTKIDEAEYHVFSYAPILNEKKKVFWDSSDPTKWIKLYKEHDYCQGVSMFNRSDEDYVDSWFFAASNENTQISNLYNKYFDLIEKFIVYFQAITKNLLNVDNPENHFTYRDNIYFNLKKTNDCTDTDFKNFLEAINLKKLPLLLHDKEINCTQKELQTMKLLSEGLTIKEISNFLEKSPRTIESQIYDLKEKMNLFSTQKLIHYFNKSIYKNFGF